The Halalkalicoccus tibetensis genome contains the following window.
GATGCCGGTCACGGTCCGCGAGGCGGTGACGATGGGGCGCTTCGCCCACGCGGGACGGTCGCGCCTGAGCGACGAGGACGGCGAGATCGTCGAGCAGGCCCTGGAGACGGTCGGGATCACCGATCTGGCCGACCGGCGGATCAACCAGCTCTCGGGCGGGCAGCGTCAGCGCGCGTACATCGCCCGCGCGGTCGCGAGCGAGGCCGACCTGCTCGCGCTCGACGAGCCCACCGTGGGCGTCGACGCCGAATCGCGCGACGCCTTCTACCGGTTGCTCGACTCGCTCAACGACAGGGGGATCACCATCGTGCTGATCGAACACGACATCGGCGTCGTCACGGATCGCGCCGAGCGGATCGCCTGCATCAACACCGAACTGTTCCATCACGGCGACACCGAGTCGTTCGTCGAGAGCGACGCCCTCGAGGAGGCGTACGGCTCGACGGGCCGGGTCGTCCACCACCACCACTGATGGGGCGATCGACCAGACGCCGGCTCGAGCTCGCCGGGATCGCCCTCACCGGTGCCCTCGCGGCGGTGATGATCGCCTTCGTCCTGCTCTACTGGCTCCGCGACGTCCCCTACTTCGCCGCCGCCTACGAGCAGTTCCGCATCGCGGGCCGGTTGCTCGACTTCTATCTGGGGACGAACGTCTTCCAGCATCCGTTCATGTGGCAGTCGATGGCCACGGGCGTGTTGATCGGGATCGTCGCTCCCTTGGTCGGCACGTATCTCGTCCACCGGGAGATGGCGCTGATCGGCGAGACGCTCGCCCACACCGCCTTCGCGGGCGTGGCCTTCGGCTTCCTGTTCAGCGCCGTGACCGGCTGGGACGGCTCGCTGCTGCTGATCGCGCTGATCGTCGGGATCCTCGGGGCGCTCTGTGTCCAGTGGCTGACCGAGCACACGAACGCCTACGGCGACGTCCCCATCGCGATCATGCTCACCGGCAGTTTCGCGGTCGGCACGCTGATCATCAGCTACGGCCGGGGTCAGACCGGCATCGACATCGAGGGTTACCTGTTCGGGAGCCTCGCGGTCGTCACCGTCGAGGGCGCGCGGCTGATGGCCGTCCTCAGCGTCCTGGTCGTCGGGCTGGTCGCGATCACCTACAAGCAGCTGCTGTTCATCACGTTCGACGAGCAGGCCGCCCGCGTCGCCCGGCTGAACGTCGACGCCTACAACACCCTGCTGATCGTGATGACGGCCGTCGTCGTCGTCGGCGCGATGCAGGTTCTGGGCGTGATCCTCGTCGCCGCGATGCTGGTCGTGCCCGTCGCCGCGGCCTCCCAGATCGCCGGCAGCTTCCGGGAGACGCTCTACCTCTCGATCGTCTTCGGCCAGCTCTCGATCGTCGGCGGGTTCGCGTTCTCGATCCACCAGGGGCTTCCCTCCGGTGGGTCGATCGTCGTCGTCGCGATCGCCATCTACCTGCTCGCGGTCGCCCTCTCGAACCGGTCTGCGACCGCGCTCTCGACGCACTGATCCGTATCCCTAAGTACCCGCTCGGGCTATCGCGTGTATGGCGTGGCATGCGCTGCGGGCGGCCGGCGAGTCGGTGACGGCGACGCGGCGGCTGCTCGCGAACGCGACGATGGCGGCGTGGCTTCGGCTCTCGGTGCTCGCGCTGTTCGTCGGCACGCTCGTCACGCCCTTTCTCGTCGATTTCAACCGGGGAGCGACGCTGCTCGGGTCCCTGCCCGACCCCACGCTGCTGCTCGTGGCGGGACTGTTCGTCGGGCTGGCGGCGCTCTGTGTCGGGACCGTCTTCGAGTTCGTCTTCCTCGAGGCGCTGCGCGGCGAGCGGGTCCGCCTCGTCACGGACAGCGGTCGCCGGTTCCGGGCCGGGATGGAGGTGTTCGCGTTCCGTACCGCTCTGGCGCTCGTCCTCGGGCTCGCGGTCGGTGCGTTCGTACTGTTCGATCTCCCGCCCGCGATCGGTCCCCTCGCTTCCCTCGTGGTCGTGCTTGCGGTCCTCGACCGGCTGACGGTCGCGTTCGTGGTCCCGATCATGCTCGTCGACGGCCGTTCGCTCCCCGACGGGTGGCGGGCGTTCTCGCCAACGCTTCGTCGCGAGTGGCGCGAGTACGCGCTCTATCTGCTGGTCGCGACGCTCCTCTGGTCGGCGGTGGCTGTCGTCGGCGGGTTCGCGGGCGCGCTGCTCGCGGGTCTGTTGCTCGTGCCCTTCGTGGTCCTCGGGGGAGCGGTCGGCGGGACGCTGCTCGCCCAGGGGCTCTCCGAGGCGACCGTCGGGCAGGCGGTGATCGGCACGCTCGCGGTGCCGTATCTGCTGGCGTTCGTCACGCTGGTCCTGCTCGCCCACGTCCCCGCCGTCGCCTACCTCCGGTATATCGCCCTGTTCGTCCTCGGCGACACGGCCGAGCGCTACGACCCGATCCCGCGGCTGCGCGCGGCGATCCGGCGCGGCTGATCGACGCCGCCGCTCGTCGGTCGACGTCGGCGAGAACTGACGGATCGTCGGCTGTCGCTGAAACGGCCGGTCCCGGGCAAGGACGGCCACTATTGCCGGTGTTGTCAGAGGCACCCGGCACCCGGCGGTATGTGGGGAGCCGGCTTTACCTCATCGGGTGTGGATCCGCACCGTGGCTGTAGAACAGTACAAAAGCGTTTTGGCCATTTATATACGATCGGGCGCTCGGCGACGGGTCGAGCGAAGCCGCCAACAGTTAATACCCCGCCGTTCGACGTGCGGGTATGGATCAGGAGCGAACGCCCCAGGAGATCACGTCGCTCGTCGGCCGCGAAGTCTACTCGGCAAACGGCGTGTTCGTCGGCGAGATCGAGGACATCAAGCTGGATCTCGGGACCGAGATCGTCACCGGCCTCGCGTTGCGCGAGCCCAACGAGGAGCTGTTCGGCGCACAGGCCCGCGGAACCCGCGGGATCCTCATCCCCTACCGCTGGGTCCGTGCCGTCGGCGACGTGGTGCTCGTCAACGACGTGGTCGAGCGCCTCGAAACCCCCGAGGAGGAGGGCGAAGAGGTAGTCGCCTAAGAACCGTTCGACCCCTCGCTCTCGACGCCCATCGCGGCGAACAGTTTTCTGCGGACGGCTTCCTCGGTGAGATGCAACAGCGTCTCGCGGTTGTCCTCGTTGGTCTCGATCCCCGTGAAGATGCCCAGCGGGATCTCGACGCGGGCCTGCGTCGAGTGACCCATCGTCTCGCCGATCTCCTCGAAGGCGTCGAGCAGCACGCGCCCGATGTTCAGGCGGATGTCCTTCGAGCGCGCGGCCAGGTAGATCGTGTTGTCCGCGATGCCGAAGACGGCGGTCGTGGTGATCCCCTCCAGATTGAGGAGGTGCTGGGCGGCCTGTTCGAGCGCCTCCCGATCCCGGATGAACCCCGCGTTCGAGACCAGGTGGCTGCCCTGGACCTCGCGGTTCGTGATCGCCTCCGCGAGCACGTCGAGCGTCTCGGGGCTCATCGAGGGCGACTCGACCTGTTCTAAGGTGTCGTGGTTCGCGAAGGGATAGAGGTAGGCGGCCGCCGTCAGGTCCGCCGGGGTCGTATCACGTTTGAAGTCCAGCGTCTCGGCGCGGATGCCGTAGAGCAGCGCGGTCGCGACCGACTCCTCGAGGCCCAGATCGAACTCCTGGACGTATTTCGTGAGGATCGTCGACGTGGAGTTCATCTGGGGTCGGATGTCGATGAACGGGAGGTCGTCGGGAATGTCCCGGTCGATGTCGATGTCGTGGTGGTCGATGAGGACGTCGACCGGCTGGTCGAACTCCTCGTTGGTGTCGGTCAGCATCGCGTGATCGACCAGCGCGACCGTGTCGTACTCCACGAAGGCGTTCTCGTCGTCCCGCGAGGCCGATTTCATGTCGACGTCGAGCAGGTTGACGAACGCCCGGTTCTCCTGGTGGCCCATGTCGCCGAAGTAGAAGATGTCGGCCTCCACGTCGAGATGCTCGGTGATCGCCCGCAGCGCGACGGCGCTGGCGATCGCGTCGGGGTCCGGGTTGTCGTGGGTGACGATCGCGAGCTTGCGCTCGGTGGCGGTGATGATCTCCGAGAGGTGCTGGGCGCGGTGTTCGAGCTCGCCCGATTCGAGCAGGCGGAGGGCGGACTCGGCGATCACCGACGAGGGGTTGATCACCGTGTCGGCACCCAGCTCGGCCAGTTCGTCGCCCGAGACCGGGTCGCTCGCCCGTGCGATGACGAAGACGTCCTCTTCGAGCTCGCGGACGTTCGAGACGGCGGCCTTGTTCGCCTCGACGTCCGAGGAGAGGATCAGGACGACGTCCCGGTTCGCGACGCTCCCGGCGACGTCCTGCTCGCGGATGTCCCCGACCTGTGCGTTCATGTCGCGGTCCCGCAGGGTCTCGACGCGGTCGTCGTCCCGGTCGACGATCAGCACGTCCTTGCCCTGATCGATCAGCTCGTCGGCGACCGCGTGGCCGACGCTACCGCAGCCGAGAATCGCATATCGGGACATCGAGGAGATCGTCACGCCGGTACTCATCCCTCGACCCTTGCTCCGGACCGTACTTAATCCCCTGCTTTTCCCGATATCAGCTGAGACGGCGTCCCCCCGCCGCCCCTCCCGTGTGCCCCGTTCCTGCGGGCCGTGCCGGCGGATTCTTCGCCGTCTCGCCAGGGGATCGGCGGTGCCGATCCCCCGCGAGAAGGGAAAGTCTCTTTATGGACTCGCCGGAACTGAAGGCAAGGGCCGGTAGCTCAGTCCGGCAGAGCGTCTGGCTTTTAACCAGACGGTCGCGTGTTCGAATCGCGCCCGGCCCGTTTTCGCCACGAGCACGTGAGGAGCGAAGCGACGAACCGCGAGTGGTAGAACACCCACCAGCGATTCGAATCGCAGGGAGTGTAGCGAGCGAAGCGAGCGGAACGACCGTGTGTTCGAATCGCGCCCGGCCCGCTCTCGCTCCGAGCGTTCACGCGAGGAGCGAAGCGGCCACCAGCGATCGGGACGCAGCGAGCAGCTTTGCTGCGAGTGAGTGTTCGAATCGCGCCCGGCCCGTCTTCGCGCTGCGAGTAGTTCACGAGCGGTGCGAAACGGATCCAAAGCGATTCGGGCCAGCGAGCCGCAGCCCGGGAGCGAGCGGGGCAAGCGACCCGGAGCGGCTCGCCCTGTTCGAATCGCGCCCGGCCCGTCTTCGCCACGAGCGCGCGAGCTACGGCAGCGAGGTTTCACCTACGTCCATCACCAATAACTGTTATCATAGTTCGTCCGAAACGACCGTCGATGGCCGAAACACGGATCACGTGGCCGCGGCGGACGGTCCTCGCGGCGCTCGGCGCCGCCGGAACGGGCTCAATCGTCGGGCAGGGATCGGTCGGTTCGACCGCCGACGAACCGTCCCGTTCGGAGGACTCGTTCGTCTCCCATGGGATCGAACGGATCGAGGACCTCTTCGAGCATCACCTCGAACTGGGGCTCCACCACGGGGCACAGCTGGCGGTCTACCGGGGCGACGAACTGGTGGTGGACCTCGCGGGCGGAACCCTCGGCCCCGAGCGGGAGGCCGTCACGCCCGACTCGCGCTTCCTGCTGTTCTCCTGTACGAAGCCGTACGCCGCCGCCTGTCTCCATCATCTGGCCGACCGCGGTCGGCTCGACTTCGACGACCGGGTGGTCGATCACTGGCCGGCGTTCGCTGCGGAGGGGACCGGGAAGGCATCGACCACCGTCCGCCACGTGCTCACCCACCAGGCCGGACTGCCCGAGACGCCAGCCGACGACCGACCGGAGATCTGGGACGACCCGGATTCCCTAGCCGGGAGCATGGAGGCGGTTGACCCCGAGTTCCCGCCCGGATCGACCGCCCAGTACCACACGCTCAGCTTCGGTTGGCTGACGGGCGAGCTCGTCCGTCAGGTCACCGGCCAACGGATCGACGAGTACGCCTGCGAGCACGTCTTCGAGCCCCTGGGAATGGACCGGACCCACATCGGCCTCCCGGACGACGAGCCCCACGACGTCGCGACCCTGACCGGCTTCGACGCCTCGGACACGCTCGTCGAGACCGACGTGAGCATCGGCTCGACCAACCAGGAGGTGGCGGAGACCTTCAATCAAGAATCGATCCGGCGGAGCCTCGTCCCCGGCGCGAACGGCGTGGGCCCGGCGCGCGAGCTCGCCCGGTTCTACGCCTGCTACCTGAACGGCGGGGGGCTCGACGGCACCCGCCTGCTCGGGCCGGAAACGGTCGAGGAAGCGCCCAGCGTGCAGGTCGAGGTCGAACCCGACGAAACGGTGGGTTCGGGCCAGCGCTACGGGCTCGGTTTCCAGCTCGGCGGCGCCCTGCCGGATCGCCACGGGATCGGCGCCCCGCTCGCCAACTACGGGCACGCGGGGCTCGGGAGCAGCATCTCGTGGGCCGACCCCGAGGCCGACATCGCCTTCGCGTACGTGACCAACGGCATCCGCGACGACTTCCAGAACAACGCGCGGATGGCCGTGATGGGCGAGACCGTCCGCCGGGAGCTCGCCTGACCTACGGACACGGGCGCTCAGACGTAGCCCAACAGCGGCATCGCGATCCCGACGACCCACCCCAGAAGGCCGACGCCGAGCAAGCCGCGACCCTCGGCGTCGACCCGGGTAGCGCCGGCCGCGACCAGCCCGAGCGCGATCAGCAGCCCGAAGCGATGAAGCAGCAGCTCGATCGGCAGTGCGGTGACCCCCAGCCCGGCGAAGTCGAGCCCGAACGCCGTCCCGAGGCCGACGACCGTGAAGAGGAACGCCGGCTGTGGCTCCAGCGGCCGTCCGATCCAGCTCACGCCACGCTGTAGCCGCAGGAACCGGCTGGCCGCCTCCAGGGGCTGTGTCAGGACGATCGTGAGGATCGGCAGCCCGGCCACCAGGATCGGGTAGAGGATCGGGACGAACGCCTGTGGCGTGATCCCGGAGACGGCGGCCTCCAGCACGAGCCCGGCGCTCCGGATCCCGAGGAACAGCCCCGCGAGCGCCCCCGCCAGGAGGAACCCCCGGACGTTCGCGAGTACCCACCCCAGAAGCCGCCGAGTCCCGCGCAGGACCGTCCGGGTCGTATCGCCGGCGCTCCCCCCGCCGAGTCCCAGGAGGCCGAACAGGACGACCGGGCCGACGGCCGCGAGCTCGATGACCGAGAGCCAGCCGTCGTTCCAGCCCCGCTCGACGCCGTGGTACTCGCGGCGGATCTCGTCGACGTAGGGCTGTTCGAGGAAGTCGGCCTCGAGGGTGTTCCGGGAGTCCTGGATGTCGGTCACCGTGTGGCGGAGGCTGAACCAGTCCCAGTACTCCTGGTGGGTCTGGATCGCGGTCCAGTCGTCGTTCGGCGGCGTGTACGCCCGGATGTGGTGACGGCTGCCGAGATACGTGCCGGCGTGGAGCTGATAGCTCTCCTCGACCCATATCGCCCCGCCGCCCCGGGGCTCCGTATCCAAGTAGGTGTAGCGGGTCGATCCGTGGGCGTCGTCCCACTCGATCGTCCCCTCCTCCGCGGTCACCTCGTAGGCGTCGGCCTCGGCCTCCTCCTCCTCGGGGTCGGTCTCCTCCCATTCGAGCTCGGACTGATCGATCAACGCCTGCTGGACCCGCTCGTCGGGCCCGTGGATGATGACGTTGATCGCGAGCGTCCGCCCGTCGGTCGAGCGCTCGCGGCTCGTGTAGGGCCAGACATAGCTCCCCCCGTCCTCGGGCTGGACCAGCTGGTCACGGTCGAGGGTCTCGCCCTCGGCTGGGTCGTCCCCGATCGGCACCCCGAGGAACCCGCCGGCTACCAGATAGCTGACGCCGAGAACGACGAGCCCGAGCAGAAGGAGCCGGCGACGTCTCATCGATGGCTTCTAGGACCGACCACGGTCCCATATCCCTTCCGTTGTCACCGTACCGCACCGAAGGGCTCCAGAGACGGCACGACGACCGGCTCAGACCTCGACCGGGACCGTCTCCGACAGCATCGTCGAGCTGCTCGAGTCGTGGCGGAGCTCGATCTCGTAGGCCGCCGGACCGTCGCCATCGAAGTCGGTGATGCCCGTCGCCAGCGACCGACTCT
Protein-coding sequences here:
- a CDS encoding metal ABC transporter ATP-binding protein — encoded protein: MSAVVDLDGVTFSYGDSVAVRDVSLTIGSGEFLGLVGPNGSGKTTLLHLMLGLHSPDSGSIELFGQPVEEFDQGERIGYVSQQSTNRGGTMPVTVREAVTMGRFAHAGRSRLSDEDGEIVEQALETVGITDLADRRINQLSGGQRQRAYIARAVASEADLLALDEPTVGVDAESRDAFYRLLDSLNDRGITIVLIEHDIGVVTDRAERIACINTELFHHGDTESFVESDALEEAYGSTGRVVHHHH
- a CDS encoding serine hydrolase domain-containing protein, whose product is MAETRITWPRRTVLAALGAAGTGSIVGQGSVGSTADEPSRSEDSFVSHGIERIEDLFEHHLELGLHHGAQLAVYRGDELVVDLAGGTLGPEREAVTPDSRFLLFSCTKPYAAACLHHLADRGRLDFDDRVVDHWPAFAAEGTGKASTTVRHVLTHQAGLPETPADDRPEIWDDPDSLAGSMEAVDPEFPPGSTAQYHTLSFGWLTGELVRQVTGQRIDEYACEHVFEPLGMDRTHIGLPDDEPHDVATLTGFDASDTLVETDVSIGSTNQEVAETFNQESIRRSLVPGANGVGPARELARFYACYLNGGGLDGTRLLGPETVEEAPSVQVEVEPDETVGSGQRYGLGFQLGGALPDRHGIGAPLANYGHAGLGSSISWADPEADIAFAYVTNGIRDDFQNNARMAVMGETVRRELA
- a CDS encoding metal ABC transporter permease — translated: MGRSTRRRLELAGIALTGALAAVMIAFVLLYWLRDVPYFAAAYEQFRIAGRLLDFYLGTNVFQHPFMWQSMATGVLIGIVAPLVGTYLVHREMALIGETLAHTAFAGVAFGFLFSAVTGWDGSLLLIALIVGILGALCVQWLTEHTNAYGDVPIAIMLTGSFAVGTLIISYGRGQTGIDIEGYLFGSLAVVTVEGARLMAVLSVLVVGLVAITYKQLLFITFDEQAARVARLNVDAYNTLLIVMTAVVVVGAMQVLGVILVAAMLVVPVAAASQIAGSFRETLYLSIVFGQLSIVGGFAFSIHQGLPSGGSIVVVAIAIYLLAVALSNRSATALSTH
- a CDS encoding DHH family phosphoesterase gives rise to the protein MSTGVTISSMSRYAILGCGSVGHAVADELIDQGKDVLIVDRDDDRVETLRDRDMNAQVGDIREQDVAGSVANRDVVLILSSDVEANKAAVSNVRELEEDVFVIARASDPVSGDELAELGADTVINPSSVIAESALRLLESGELEHRAQHLSEIITATERKLAIVTHDNPDPDAIASAVALRAITEHLDVEADIFYFGDMGHQENRAFVNLLDVDMKSASRDDENAFVEYDTVALVDHAMLTDTNEEFDQPVDVLIDHHDIDIDRDIPDDLPFIDIRPQMNSTSTILTKYVQEFDLGLEESVATALLYGIRAETLDFKRDTTPADLTAAAYLYPFANHDTLEQVESPSMSPETLDVLAEAITNREVQGSHLVSNAGFIRDREALEQAAQHLLNLEGITTTAVFGIADNTIYLAARSKDIRLNIGRVLLDAFEEIGETMGHSTQARVEIPLGIFTGIETNEDNRETLLHLTEEAVRRKLFAAMGVESEGSNGS
- a CDS encoding PRC-barrel domain-containing protein → MDQERTPQEITSLVGREVYSANGVFVGEIEDIKLDLGTEIVTGLALREPNEELFGAQARGTRGILIPYRWVRAVGDVVLVNDVVERLETPEEEGEEVVA